In the Hordeum vulgare subsp. vulgare chromosome 7H, MorexV3_pseudomolecules_assembly, whole genome shotgun sequence genome, one interval contains:
- the LOC123408870 gene encoding uncharacterized protein LOC123408870 — translation MSQEEQCNGHWPAVEEPSVMENADVVPVLDDADDRSVQNISISEQGNLDHGSPRPGDGEDSAVKATNSDVGGDHIGAQPGEVDGEKLPISEESIMPQDSSQRDIADDGTNQVGVHQEVQMDSVHRTSSSDSKETMEVPIPSLDLRVDNANMGEEGTREMEVGVSGRSSDGNIQDVEPTVSGETGMEVGLEAAMGLAASQEIPGRGDTNDEANGVAKEAVQEDADTHELDLSVQKVDSALCGDAVSQCFMPYRLDEYIQRHLYVTTLSRDLLQLQLDEGTYLNSDVTLSSDEILKRQVQLKESEESEVAAHEEIQQCRHELTNLNIVKGELEFIVASLKQEIDASNNKCEQLEIELQSSKENAQQILSELADCQSLLEGLQKENIELTENLALEEKTRKQVEAQQEHLSGENDLTFCRSYFFVNLAGLSFLSILLLLLLFVLASAWASAIRKLFLRIVLCFQCPHPDPCP, via the coding sequence ATGTCGCAGGAGGAGCAATGCAACGGCCATTGGCCTGCTGTCGAGGAACCAAGCGTCATGGAGAATGCAGATGTTGTGCCTGTACTGGATGACGCTGATGACCGTAGTGTGCAGAATATCAGTATCAGTGAGCAGGGGAATTTGGATCATGGAAGTCCTAGGCCAGGAGATGGTGAAGATTCAGCAGTTAAGGCTACCAATTCAGATGTTGGTGGTGATCATATAGGAGCTCAGCCTGGGGAGGTGGATGGCGAGAAATTGCCCATTTCAGAGGAGAGCATTATGCCTCAGGATTCTTCTCAGCGTGACATAGCCGATGACGGTACCAACCAAGTAGGGGTACACCAGGAGGTGCAGATGGATTCTGTTCACAGGACAAGTAGTTCTGATTCCAAAGAAACCATGGAGGTGCCAATTCCTTCTCTAGACCTCAGGGTTGATAATGCTAATATGGGTGAAGAAGGAACTCGGGAAATGGAGGTGGGCGTTTCGGGGAGGTCATCAGATGGCAATATACAAGATGTTGAACCCACAGTTTCTGGTGAAACAGGCATGGAGGTTGGGCTTGAAGCAGCAATGGGCCTTGCAGCTTCACAAGAAATTCCTGGACGAGGAGATACCAATGACGAAGCTAATGGAGTGGCCAAAGAAGCTGTTCAAGAAGATGCAGATACGCATGAATTGGATTTATCTGTTCAAAAAGTTGATTCGGCTTTATGTGGTGATGCTGTATCTCAATGCTTCATGCCATATCGCCTTGATGAATATATTCAGAGGCATCTGTACGTGACAACTCTGTCGAGGGATTTGCTCCAGTTGCAGCTAGATGAAGGCACATACCTGAATTCAGATGTTACACtgtcttctgatgaaattctcaaACGCCAGGTACAGCTGAAAGAATCTGAAGAGAGCGAAGTAGCAGCCCATGAAGAAATTCAGCAATGTAGACATGAGCTCACAAACCTGAATATTGTTAAGGGAGAACTTGAATTTATCGTGGCTTCTCTGAAACAGGAAATTGACGCTAGCAACAACAAATGTGAACAGCTGGAGATCGAGTTGCAGTCCTCCAAGGAGAATGCACAACAAATTTTGAGTGAATTAGCTGACTGCCAATCATTGCTGGAAGGTCTACAAAAGGAGAACATAGAGCTAACAGAAAACCTTGCTCTTGAGGAAAAAACCAGAAAACAGGTCGAGGCGCAGCAAGAACATCTGTCTGGTGAAAACGATCTTACTTTTTGTCGATCTTACTTTTTTGTCAACCTCGCCGGCCTTTCTTTTTTGTCGATcttacttttacttttactttttgtGCTGGCCTCAGCCTGGGCATCTGCCATCCGTAAGCTTTTTCTTCGTATTGTGTTGTGCTTCCAGTGCCCCCACCCGGACCCCTGCCCTTGA
- the LOC123408871 gene encoding probable E3 ubiquitin-protein ligase ARI2 has product MYPIISSFPLCYKDTSAPLILPPTASPPSPSPSWLCGGATGRDHTWSSISGHSCGRFTEDQSTRTEQARRDLYRYMHYHNRYKAHTDSLKQEEKLKRDIQWKISISENKDSKIKDYSWVINGLNRLFRSRRVLSYSYPFAFYMFGDEIFKDEMTPEERELKQNLFEDQQQQLEFNVDRLSGFLEKDFQNFSDEEVMDTMKHVINLSNVVDRLCKQMYQCIDNDLLYPLCMPHNIAPYKSKGLDRASELHISLDSAEQSSPSMKCRQDEDKSQPGLCSESGSSLTGNRPILQLHGASSDNNGRRSHKRERRDAYGGGALFDLNVPAEVADKI; this is encoded by the exons ATGTAcccaattatttcttccttcccaTTGTGCTACAAGGATACGTCGGCGCCCCTCATCCTCCCACCTACAGCCAGCCCGCCGTCGCCATCCCCAAG TTGGTTATGTGGTGGTGCTACTGGTAGAGATCACACATGGTCAAGTATTAGCGGACACAGTTGTGGCCGATTCACAGAAGATCAGTCAACGAGAACAGAGCAAGCAAGGCGAGACCTTTATCGATATATGCACTACCACAACAGATACAAGGCTCATACTGATTCTCTTAAGCAGGAAGAAAAGCTTAAGCGCGACATCCAGTGGAAGATATCCATTTCTGAAAATAAGGATTCCAAGATAAAAGATTACTCTTGGGTGATAAATGGACTGAACAGGCTTTTCAGATCAAGGCGTGTTCTTTCATATTCTTATCCTTTtgcattctacatgtttggtgacGAGATTTTCAAGGATGAGATGACTCCTGAGGAAAGAGAACTCAAGCAGAATCTGTTTGAGGAtcagcaacaacaattagagttcAATGTTGACAGGTTATCTGGCTTCCTTGAGAAGGATTTTCAAAATTTTAGCGACGAGGAGGTTATGGATACAATGAAGCATGTTATCAATCTTTCCAATGTGGTAGATAGGCTCTGCAAGCAAAT GTATCAGTGCATTGATAATGATTTGTTGTACCCTCTCTGCATGCCTCATAATATTGCCCCATACAAATCTAAGGGTCTCGATAGAGCATCAGAGCTCCATATTAGTTTGGACTCTGCTGAACAAAGTTCGCCATCTATGAAATGTAGACAGGATGAAGACAAGAGTCAACCTGGTTTATGTAGTGAATCAG GCTCATCTCTTACGGGAAATCGACCTATTCTTCAGCTGCATGGAGCAAGTTCCGACAACAATGGACGCCGGTCTCACAAGAGAGAAAGAAGAGATGCTTATGGCGGCGGTGCTCTTTTTGATCTCAACGTGCCAGCCGAAGTGGCGGACAAGATCTGA
- the LOC123408873 gene encoding UDP-N-acetylglucosamine diphosphorylase 1-like translates to MGYIHTLPSTRENVGVFVQRGHGGPLSVVGYSEMDVAMATEINQSIGCLRVCWSNVFLHMFSLEFLNQVANSLEKDIMYHLAHKTIPSFHGYTMGLKLEQFIFDAFNYSPSMTLFEVLREEEFALVKNVNGSAYDTPDSATLMLLRLYSRWVVAAHYFLTHYVPLYMTCVEVSPLSYYVGENLEAICRGRTFHARIDNSMSYLSGLPQPSVIESASLQE, encoded by the exons ATgggatacatacatacattgC CGAGTACACGAGAGAATGTTGGAGTATTTGTTCAAAGAGGTCATGGTGGACCTCTTTCTGTGGTCGGGTATAGTGAAATGGATGTGGCTATGGCTACTGAAATTAATCAATCAATAGGATGCCTTCGTGTTTGTTGGAGCAAT gtattcttgcatatgttcagtTTGGAATTTCTGAATCAAGTTGCAAACAGCCTTGAAAAGGACATCAT GTATCATCTTGCACACAAGACGATACCTTCGTTTCATGGGTATACAATGGGACTGAAGCTTGAGCAGTTCATATTCGATGCATTCAATTACTCCCCATCCATGACACTTTTTGAG GTGCTACGTGAAGAGGAATTTGCTCTAGTGAAGAACGTGAATGGCTCAGCCTACGACACCCCAGATTCGGCCACACTGATGCTGCTCCGACTCTATAGCAGATGGGTAGTCGCTGCTCACTACTTCCTGACCCATTATGTGCCCTTGTACATGACAT GCGTCGAGGTTTCTCCGCTCAGCTACTACGTCGGGGAAAACCTGGAGGCGATCTGCCGTGGACGGACATTCCACGCGCGAATA GATAATTCTATGTCGTACCTGTCAGGTTTACCTCAACCCAGTGTTATTGAG TCTGCATCCCTGCAAGAATGA